Proteins co-encoded in one Trueperella abortisuis genomic window:
- a CDS encoding YbhB/YbcL family Raf kinase inhibitor-like protein has protein sequence MNLERPLAPDPYELLPAVPSFTLTSPTLTDGGVMPERHLGFADNVSPALEWSGFPPETQGFAVTCFDPDAPTPSGYWHWIVLDLVDVTSLDEGAGQHDLTLPGAASHIRNDANEFAYYGAAPPPGDVHPHRYIFVVHALDVPSLELDPEDTTPATAAFHTVFHTLARARLTVTYQR, from the coding sequence ATGAACCTTGAACGTCCCCTCGCCCCAGATCCCTACGAGCTTCTTCCCGCAGTCCCCTCCTTCACCCTGACCAGCCCCACGCTTACCGACGGCGGCGTCATGCCGGAGCGCCACCTCGGCTTCGCGGACAACGTCTCACCCGCCCTCGAATGGTCGGGTTTTCCGCCAGAAACCCAGGGCTTCGCCGTGACTTGCTTCGACCCCGACGCGCCGACACCCTCGGGCTATTGGCACTGGATCGTACTGGACCTCGTGGACGTCACCAGCTTGGATGAGGGCGCCGGCCAACACGACCTCACACTCCCGGGTGCCGCGAGCCACATCCGCAACGACGCAAACGAGTTCGCTTACTACGGGGCCGCTCCCCCGCCGGGCGACGTCCACCCACATCGCTACATCTTCGTGGTTCACGCTCTTGACGTCCCCTCCCTCGAGCTTGATCCCGAGGACACGACGCCGGCAACGGCCGCCTTCCACACCGTCTTCCACACGCTCGCGCGAGCCCGCCTCACGGTGACATACCAGCGCTAG
- a CDS encoding DUF6767 domain-containing protein produces MPSPMCPLRFGEPCTLCQLYVTGPEDCQTVKLVMEDPELRAEWARRRAEYNRAKREQQAATRAPRADRGPDLETTDR; encoded by the coding sequence ATGCCTAGTCCCATGTGTCCGCTCCGCTTCGGGGAGCCGTGTACGCTGTGCCAGCTCTACGTCACCGGTCCGGAGGATTGCCAGACCGTCAAACTCGTCATGGAGGATCCTGAGTTACGCGCGGAGTGGGCACGCCGTCGCGCCGAATACAACCGCGCCAAGCGGGAGCAACAAGCGGCGACGCGCGCGCCTAGGGCCGATCGCGGACCCGATCTCGAGACCACGGACCGTTAG
- a CDS encoding DNA polymerase Y family protein, with protein sequence MMRGSVWIPDWPVASAIMAGRALAEEPVAVYANRVVSVNGVAHAEGVREGMKRRQAQSIASSLRLIRQDPELEVANFERVVRVCEEHIAYLSVLKPGLITFLARGPVGAAGSARTLSENLVGDIALHTGLEAHVGFGDGLLTSILAARRDAHVRYARPFLDAHAVEAILHGAVTARSREQMRAFVEAMENLGVHTIGDLRHVDRAALVTRFEAAGRVLALIDGGEPEREVTSYSVQELVVEREADPPLANLDQAAFLAREMAQELTEDLTRRGVIARELTICTRASVERRRTWSMDAASTRDISDRVRWQLSAWMSEEKQGICRISIIASVILPAGYAQGTLWGSDRASTDAAARAVSRIQSLLGEDAVLTPERVGGRHPLEAHQMRPWETPPSDSRHRNDPWPGRIPEPWPSLVKENPEKIAVLDARGHDCALTGLGAFYCEQGCRDPRPAALVAGGASERLVAAAGPWLQATGWWAPGTQQRKAWMEFADSRPRGYLVYRESGQWWLAGVYE encoded by the coding sequence ATGATGCGGGGAAGCGTTTGGATCCCGGACTGGCCGGTGGCCAGCGCCATCATGGCGGGTCGCGCGCTGGCGGAGGAGCCGGTAGCGGTCTATGCCAACCGCGTTGTCTCCGTCAACGGGGTGGCGCATGCGGAGGGCGTCCGGGAGGGGATGAAGCGGCGCCAGGCGCAGTCGATTGCTTCCAGCCTGCGCCTCATCCGGCAGGATCCGGAGCTGGAAGTGGCCAATTTCGAGCGGGTCGTGCGGGTGTGCGAGGAGCACATCGCCTACCTCAGCGTGCTCAAACCCGGCCTTATCACCTTCCTCGCGCGTGGGCCGGTGGGCGCGGCGGGAAGTGCGCGGACGCTGTCGGAAAACTTGGTGGGAGACATCGCGCTCCACACGGGCCTGGAGGCCCATGTCGGATTCGGTGATGGCCTGTTGACCTCCATCTTGGCCGCCAGGAGGGATGCTCACGTCCGATACGCGCGCCCGTTCCTGGATGCCCATGCGGTCGAGGCGATCCTCCACGGCGCGGTCACAGCGCGCTCGAGGGAGCAGATGCGCGCCTTCGTCGAAGCGATGGAAAACCTGGGGGTGCATACGATCGGGGATCTTCGGCACGTGGATCGGGCCGCCCTAGTAACCCGCTTCGAGGCGGCAGGGCGGGTTCTTGCCCTCATTGATGGGGGAGAGCCGGAGCGGGAGGTAACCAGCTACAGCGTGCAGGAGCTGGTGGTTGAGCGGGAGGCGGATCCGCCGCTTGCCAACCTCGACCAGGCAGCCTTCCTCGCACGCGAGATGGCGCAGGAGCTGACCGAGGATCTCACGCGCCGGGGTGTCATTGCCCGCGAACTGACGATCTGCACGCGCGCTAGCGTGGAGCGCCGGCGCACCTGGTCGATGGACGCTGCCAGCACCCGGGACATCTCTGATCGCGTGCGCTGGCAGTTGAGCGCATGGATGTCCGAGGAAAAGCAGGGGATCTGCCGGATCTCGATCATCGCCAGCGTGATCCTTCCGGCCGGCTACGCGCAGGGCACACTGTGGGGCTCGGATCGCGCCAGCACGGACGCGGCCGCGCGGGCGGTAAGCCGCATTCAGAGCCTGCTCGGGGAGGATGCCGTGCTGACCCCGGAGCGCGTGGGAGGCCGCCATCCGCTGGAGGCGCACCAGATGCGGCCGTGGGAGACACCGCCCTCGGACTCCCGCCACCGGAACGATCCGTGGCCGGGCAGGATCCCGGAACCGTGGCCCAGCCTCGTGAAGGAGAATCCGGAAAAGATCGCTGTACTCGACGCGCGAGGTCACGACTGCGCGCTCACCGGGCTGGGCGCCTTCTACTGCGAGCAAGGTTGCCGCGATCCGCGTCCGGCGGCACTGGTTGCGGGCGGAGCCTCGGAGCGGCTCGTTGCGGCGGCGGGGCCATGGCTGCAGGCCACGGGGTGGTGGGCGCCGGGCACACAGCAACGCAAGGCGTGGATGGAGTTTGCCGATTCCCGCCCGCGCGGCTATCTCGTCTACCGCGAGAGCGGGCAGTGGTGGCTGGCGGGGGTGTACGAATGA
- a CDS encoding NfeD family protein, with translation MAWGIWAIITVALLIVETITVDFLFMMFAAGTLAALFVSLASPTALALQIVVFGIISTLGIAFVRPWARKHVNDSSRGESNVYALAGKTGTALTDITANAGRVKLGGEVWSAKTDGASIDEGATVVIQSVEGARVVVAPAP, from the coding sequence ATGGCGTGGGGTATATGGGCGATCATCACCGTCGCGTTGCTCATTGTGGAGACGATCACCGTTGATTTCCTGTTTATGATGTTCGCTGCCGGGACTCTCGCGGCGCTCTTTGTCTCGCTGGCCTCACCGACGGCCCTTGCGCTACAGATCGTCGTCTTCGGCATTATCTCTACCCTCGGGATCGCCTTCGTCCGCCCCTGGGCGCGCAAGCATGTCAACGATTCTTCGCGCGGCGAGTCAAACGTCTACGCCCTGGCGGGAAAGACGGGCACGGCCCTGACTGACATCACCGCGAACGCCGGTCGCGTCAAGCTCGGCGGAGAGGTATGGAGCGCGAAGACCGACGGCGCATCCATCGACGAAGGGGCAACCGTTGTTATCCAAAGCGTAGAGGGCGCCCGCGTCGTCGTCGCACCTGCCCCCTAA
- a CDS encoding tRNA (cytidine(34)-2'-O)-methyltransferase: MLDFVFHEPKIPGNTGNAIRLAACTGARLHLIEPLAFNFDDAHLRRAGLDYHDLAELVIHKSWEDAKAYFGPDRRIFAFTGHTSNNFANESYREDDVLLFGTEPTGLPESVLDDPRITKKLRIPMLPGRRSLNLANAASIAVYEAWRQLGFTASSM; the protein is encoded by the coding sequence GTGCTCGACTTCGTTTTTCATGAACCTAAGATCCCCGGCAACACCGGAAACGCTATCCGGCTCGCCGCCTGCACAGGCGCACGCCTGCATCTGATCGAACCGCTCGCCTTCAACTTTGACGATGCCCACCTGAGGCGCGCCGGGCTCGACTACCACGACCTCGCCGAGCTCGTCATCCACAAATCCTGGGAGGACGCCAAAGCCTACTTTGGACCCGACCGGCGAATCTTCGCCTTCACCGGACACACGTCCAACAATTTTGCCAACGAATCTTACCGCGAGGATGACGTCCTCCTTTTCGGCACGGAGCCGACCGGGCTACCTGAGTCGGTCCTCGACGATCCTCGGATCACGAAGAAGCTCCGAATTCCCATGTTGCCCGGCCGGCGTTCACTCAACCTCGCCAACGCCGCATCTATCGCAGTGTACGAGGCCTGGCGGCAGTTAGGATTTACCGCCTCCTCGATGTAG
- a CDS encoding SPFH domain-containing protein: MPESTVLLTFLAILALLVVVGIAKSVIQVHQGFTVIIERLGKYNKTLRPGLHFLIPFFDSVRQRIDMREQVVPFPPQPVITSDNIVVNIDTVIYYQVTQPEAATYEIADPMSAIEQLAVTTLRNIIGSMDMEQALTGRDQINGQLRGVLDEATGRWGIRVSRVELKAIDPPATVQSAMEQQMKAERDRRAAILTAEGVKQSAILTAEGEKQSAILRAEGSAQSAILEAQGESRAILQVFDAIHRGNADPKLLSYEYLKILPQIADSQSSKLWIVPTELTAALDAVTKGFTGRAGDEPVTVNFDGLDEDIADSLASTSLQDVDEALASARGEATRASSEAEESGTHSGKPFDPRAELGQQPDVPDADIPERPGE; this comes from the coding sequence ATGCCAGAAAGCACAGTTCTGCTCACATTCCTCGCAATTCTGGCGCTGCTAGTCGTCGTCGGCATTGCGAAGTCCGTTATCCAGGTTCACCAAGGATTCACGGTCATTATCGAGCGTCTCGGAAAATACAACAAGACGCTCCGACCGGGTCTGCACTTCCTCATCCCGTTCTTCGACTCGGTCCGCCAACGCATCGACATGCGTGAGCAGGTTGTCCCGTTCCCGCCGCAGCCGGTGATTACGTCGGACAACATCGTGGTCAACATCGACACGGTCATCTACTACCAGGTGACCCAACCGGAGGCGGCCACCTATGAGATCGCCGATCCGATGTCCGCCATCGAGCAGCTGGCCGTGACCACGTTGCGTAACATCATCGGCTCGATGGACATGGAGCAGGCGCTCACGGGCCGCGATCAGATCAACGGCCAGCTTCGCGGCGTCCTCGACGAGGCGACCGGCCGCTGGGGCATCCGCGTCTCGCGCGTGGAGCTGAAGGCGATCGACCCGCCGGCCACCGTCCAGTCGGCCATGGAGCAGCAGATGAAGGCCGAGCGTGACCGCCGCGCCGCGATCCTGACGGCAGAGGGCGTCAAGCAGTCGGCGATTCTTACCGCCGAGGGCGAGAAGCAGTCCGCCATCCTGCGAGCGGAGGGCTCGGCACAGTCGGCCATCCTCGAGGCGCAGGGTGAGTCCCGCGCCATTTTGCAGGTCTTCGACGCTATCCACCGTGGAAACGCCGATCCGAAGTTGCTCTCCTACGAATACCTCAAGATCCTGCCGCAGATCGCCGATTCGCAGTCCTCGAAGCTGTGGATCGTCCCCACCGAACTCACTGCCGCCCTCGACGCCGTCACCAAGGGCTTCACCGGCCGCGCCGGCGACGAGCCGGTCACGGTCAACTTCGACGGGTTGGACGAGGACATCGCAGATTCGCTGGCCTCCACCAGCCTGCAGGACGTGGACGAGGCGCTGGCGAGCGCCCGTGGCGAGGCGACCCGCGCGTCTTCGGAAGCGGAGGAGTCCGGCACCCACTCGGGCAAGCCATTCGACCCACGCGCCGAACTCGGACAGCAGCCGGACGTGCCGGACGCCGACATCCCCGAGCGCCCGGGCGAGTAA
- the glgC gene encoding glucose-1-phosphate adenylyltransferase — protein MRSIPRVLAIVLAGGEGKRLMPLTQDRAKPAVPFGGTYRLIDFSLSNIVNSGYLKIVVLTQYKSHSLDRHISKTWRMSSLLGNYVSPVPAQQRVSKEWFSGSADAIYQSLNILDDERPDYVVITGADNIYRMDFSQMVEQHIDTGVGMTVSGIRQPIEMSTSFGVIDTDPNNRKMARQFLEKPAEVEGLPDSPNEILASMGNYVVSADALYQVLREDAQNLESNHDMGGDIVPRFVAGGDCGVYDFTFNEVPGATDRDRNYWRDVGTIDMFHEANMDLISVNPIFNLYNDKWPLYTGYTGLPPAKFVYGHRERLGHALDSIIAPGVIISGGEVLGSVLSPHVRVNSWSSVRDSVLFDGVNVGRNATVVGAILDKYVQVEEGAQVGIDHEHDRARGFHISEGGIVVVPKGARVTMH, from the coding sequence ATGAGATCAATTCCACGAGTACTCGCCATTGTCCTTGCGGGAGGCGAAGGAAAACGCCTCATGCCGCTCACGCAGGATCGCGCTAAGCCCGCGGTCCCATTCGGCGGTACGTACCGCCTGATCGATTTTTCACTGTCCAACATCGTTAATTCGGGCTACCTGAAGATCGTTGTGTTGACGCAGTATAAATCGCACTCGCTTGACCGTCACATTTCCAAGACGTGGCGCATGTCGAGCCTACTGGGGAACTACGTCTCCCCAGTGCCGGCTCAGCAACGCGTGTCGAAGGAATGGTTCTCCGGCTCGGCGGACGCGATTTACCAGTCGCTCAACATTCTCGACGATGAGCGGCCGGATTACGTTGTCATCACCGGCGCTGACAACATCTACCGTATGGACTTCTCCCAGATGGTCGAGCAGCATATCGACACCGGCGTGGGGATGACTGTTTCCGGCATCCGCCAGCCGATCGAAATGTCGACCTCCTTCGGCGTCATCGACACGGATCCCAACAACCGGAAGATGGCCCGCCAGTTCCTCGAGAAGCCCGCTGAAGTGGAGGGCCTACCGGACTCCCCCAACGAGATTCTCGCCTCGATGGGCAACTACGTAGTCAGCGCAGACGCGCTCTACCAGGTTCTGCGCGAGGACGCACAGAACCTCGAGTCAAATCACGACATGGGTGGCGACATCGTGCCCCGCTTCGTGGCCGGCGGCGATTGCGGCGTTTACGACTTCACATTCAACGAGGTCCCCGGTGCAACCGACCGCGACCGCAACTACTGGCGCGACGTCGGCACGATCGACATGTTCCACGAAGCGAACATGGATCTCATCTCGGTCAATCCGATCTTCAACCTGTACAACGACAAGTGGCCGCTCTACACGGGCTACACCGGCTTGCCGCCGGCCAAGTTCGTCTACGGCCACCGCGAACGCCTCGGCCACGCGCTCGATTCGATCATCGCCCCCGGCGTCATTATCTCCGGCGGTGAGGTCCTCGGCTCGGTTCTCTCCCCACACGTGCGGGTGAACTCGTGGTCCTCGGTTCGCGACTCGGTGCTCTTCGACGGCGTCAACGTCGGGCGCAACGCCACCGTGGTCGGCGCAATCCTGGATAAGTACGTCCAGGTGGAGGAAGGGGCCCAGGTCGGCATCGATCACGAACACGACCGCGCTCGCGGTTTCCACATTTCCGAAGGCGGAATCGTGGTCGTACCCAAGGGCGCGCGCGTCACGATGCACTAG
- a CDS encoding TrmH family RNA methyltransferase, translated as MLTYVHDLSDPRLDDFFRLTDVALRKKLETERGLYLAEGDKVIRRAIAAGHTPRAAVLTQRWVDSLADFFPQDVAQFVVPEELLTELTGFQVHRGAIASMNRPALPGLAEFLARRPDARRIFILEDLVNHTNVGAIFRSAAALGVDAVLVTDHCADPLYRRSVKVSMGTVFQVPWTRITDWPRSIGELTDAGWVTASLALSHNAVTLEEFAASEAASGKVAMILGTEGDGLAHATLAHCDYVVTIPMSGGVDSLNVAATSAVAAWALRPH; from the coding sequence GTGCTCACTTACGTTCATGACCTCTCAGACCCCCGCCTCGACGACTTCTTTCGCCTCACCGACGTCGCGTTGCGTAAGAAGCTGGAGACCGAGCGTGGTCTATACCTGGCCGAGGGGGACAAGGTCATCAGGCGCGCGATCGCCGCGGGGCACACGCCGCGGGCCGCGGTGCTGACGCAGCGGTGGGTTGACAGCCTGGCCGACTTCTTTCCTCAGGACGTGGCGCAGTTCGTCGTGCCCGAAGAGCTCCTGACGGAGCTGACCGGTTTCCAGGTTCACCGCGGTGCGATTGCCTCGATGAACCGGCCCGCGCTGCCGGGGCTGGCGGAGTTCCTCGCACGACGCCCGGATGCGCGGCGGATCTTCATCCTCGAGGACCTCGTCAACCACACGAACGTTGGCGCCATCTTCCGCTCGGCAGCTGCTCTCGGGGTTGACGCCGTGCTGGTGACGGACCACTGCGCCGACCCGCTTTATCGGCGCTCGGTGAAGGTTTCGATGGGGACGGTCTTTCAGGTGCCCTGGACACGCATCACGGACTGGCCCCGTTCGATTGGTGAGCTGACGGACGCGGGGTGGGTGACGGCGTCGTTGGCGCTGTCACACAACGCGGTGACGCTGGAGGAGTTCGCGGCAAGCGAGGCGGCCTCGGGCAAGGTGGCAATGATCCTCGGTACGGAGGGAGACGGGCTGGCCCACGCGACGCTGGCCCACTGCGACTACGTGGTCACAATCCCGATGTCGGGTGGGGTGGACTCGCTGAACGTGGCCGCGACGAGCGCGGTGGCGGCGTGGGCGCTGCGGCCTCACTGA
- the serB gene encoding phosphoserine phosphatase SerB, protein MLHRFSLVAPHPIPASLCHHVSQTIEDLTSDYDARPVMTVGLHAHTWLFEGPDPDDAGGYGSRYSTRADFNEELRGPAMALAIDSALMTGKMAEAGPAAIVTDVDSTFITTEVIEMLAAHAGVEEEVRAVTEAAMRGELDFSQSLAHRVAMLAGVPESVFGHVLAEVRLTPGARRLVEEIHARGGRFGLVSGGFTEVVGPLAEREGIDRFVANGLSVESGALTGRTYGTVIDGAAKVAAVETWEREWGIDADMVLCVGDGANDLPMMRRAGLGVAFQGKPVVREEADCAVSFPRLDAVAALVGWDIHA, encoded by the coding sequence ATGTTGCATCGTTTCTCGCTCGTGGCACCGCATCCGATACCGGCCTCGCTGTGCCATCACGTATCCCAAACGATCGAAGACCTCACCTCAGATTACGACGCGCGGCCTGTGATGACAGTCGGTCTGCACGCGCACACCTGGTTATTCGAGGGGCCAGATCCGGACGACGCGGGTGGTTACGGTTCGCGCTATTCCACCCGCGCCGATTTCAACGAAGAACTGCGCGGCCCGGCCATGGCGCTCGCGATCGACTCGGCACTCATGACTGGCAAGATGGCCGAAGCTGGCCCCGCTGCGATTGTCACCGACGTCGACTCCACCTTTATCACCACTGAGGTCATCGAGATGTTGGCCGCCCATGCCGGCGTCGAGGAGGAGGTTCGGGCGGTGACCGAAGCCGCGATGCGCGGTGAGCTTGACTTTTCCCAGTCCCTTGCCCATCGCGTGGCCATGCTCGCGGGAGTGCCCGAGTCGGTGTTCGGTCACGTGCTCGCCGAGGTGCGCCTGACCCCGGGCGCCCGCCGCCTGGTCGAGGAGATCCACGCCCGCGGCGGCAGGTTTGGTCTTGTCTCTGGCGGCTTTACCGAGGTGGTCGGCCCGCTCGCTGAGCGGGAGGGCATCGACCGCTTCGTCGCCAACGGCCTGAGCGTCGAATCCGGCGCGCTCACCGGCCGCACCTACGGCACCGTGATCGACGGCGCAGCCAAGGTGGCCGCCGTCGAGACTTGGGAGCGCGAGTGGGGCATCGACGCGGACATGGTCCTATGTGTCGGCGATGGCGCGAACGACCTGCCCATGATGCGCCGCGCGGGTCTCGGCGTCGCCTTCCAGGGCAAACCTGTGGTGCGCGAAGAGGCAGACTGCGCGGTGAGCTTCCCTCGCCTAGACGCGGTCGCGGCCCTTGTGGGGTGGGATATTCATGCCTAG
- a CDS encoding ABC transporter ATP-binding protein codes for MGDVLQVSNVVVRRGGRHIIDGIDWSVNEGERWVVLGPNGAGKTTLIRLISGRMHPTSGKVTIIGEQLGHTDVSELYPLVGLASSALDQRINDAETVLNVVRSAAYGLMGMWKESYEEVDDERALGLLETLGVAELAEQRWGTLSSGERKRVGIARALMPDPEVLVLDEPASGLDLGGREELLTSLSQLAGGIYAPVIVLVTHHVEDIPQGFTHGLLLKDGKVAAAGELEEVMTSQTLSSIFGVDVELKLDEGRYTARAKG; via the coding sequence ATGGGAGATGTACTTCAGGTAAGCAACGTCGTCGTCCGCCGCGGCGGACGACACATCATCGATGGGATTGACTGGTCGGTCAACGAGGGAGAGCGCTGGGTGGTGCTCGGCCCGAACGGCGCGGGCAAGACGACGCTCATCCGCCTCATTTCCGGGCGCATGCACCCGACGTCGGGCAAGGTCACGATCATCGGCGAGCAGTTGGGCCACACCGACGTCTCCGAACTCTACCCGCTCGTGGGGCTCGCTTCTTCGGCACTCGACCAGCGGATCAACGACGCCGAAACGGTGCTCAACGTCGTGCGTAGCGCGGCATATGGACTCATGGGCATGTGGAAAGAGTCCTATGAGGAGGTCGACGACGAGCGTGCCCTCGGGCTGCTCGAGACCCTCGGGGTTGCCGAGCTGGCCGAGCAGCGGTGGGGCACCCTTTCCTCCGGTGAACGCAAGCGGGTGGGCATTGCCCGGGCCCTCATGCCCGACCCGGAAGTGCTCGTTCTCGACGAACCAGCCTCCGGCCTCGACCTCGGCGGGCGCGAGGAACTGCTGACCTCCCTGTCGCAGCTGGCGGGCGGGATCTATGCCCCGGTCATCGTCCTCGTCACCCACCACGTGGAGGACATTCCGCAGGGCTTCACTCACGGACTGCTTCTCAAGGATGGAAAGGTGGCCGCCGCAGGCGAGCTGGAGGAAGTCATGACCTCCCAGACGCTCTCGTCTATCTTCGGCGTCGACGTCGAGCTCAAACTCGACGAGGGGCGCTACACTGCGCGCGCAAAGGGGTGA
- a CDS encoding helix-turn-helix transcriptional regulator has translation MTSYSPAERAFASTFAKTLIERRKQMGLTQEQVALAADINRNHYQLMEHARADRRTNSPANPRMSTLIKLAKVFDCTVADLLEAALAEYKAVEERQ, from the coding sequence GTGACTTCGTATTCCCCCGCAGAACGCGCCTTCGCCTCGACCTTCGCCAAGACGCTCATTGAGCGGCGCAAACAGATGGGGCTGACACAGGAGCAAGTGGCACTCGCGGCTGACATCAATCGCAATCATTACCAGCTCATGGAGCACGCGCGCGCCGACCGTCGCACCAACAGCCCGGCAAACCCGCGCATGAGCACTCTTATCAAGCTCGCCAAGGTCTTCGACTGCACCGTCGCCGACCTCCTCGAGGCCGCCCTCGCCGAGTACAAGGCCGTCGAAGAGCGTCAGTGA
- the glgA gene encoding glycogen synthase produces the protein MRVDLLTREYPPHVYGGAGVHVTELAKVLRAHAEVHVHAFDGPREEEGVHGYDDVAELAGANGTLKTLGVDLLIADKTGEADLVHSHTWYANMAGHLSKLMYGIPHVISAHSLEPLRPWKREQLGGGYEVSSWIEKTAYEAADGIVAVSNGMRDDILRSYPNVDPDKVRVIHNGIDLDDWKAPQSEEEWDKAREYFSSYGLDPSKPTIIFVGRITRQKGVPGLLRALRYVPEEVQVILCAGAPDTPEILEETRALVEELQKTRDGVVWIDEHLPHEKIVALESCSTTFVTPSVYEPLGIVNLEAMAVGLPVVGTATGGIPDCIDHGVTGTLVPIEQKQDGTGTPLDPDKFEKDLGQALADMVADPARAKEMGKAGRKRVEDHFSWESIAVKTMAFYEDILGR, from the coding sequence ATGAGAGTCGATCTGCTCACTCGCGAATACCCCCCACACGTGTATGGCGGAGCGGGCGTTCACGTCACCGAATTGGCGAAGGTTCTTCGCGCACACGCAGAGGTCCACGTCCACGCCTTCGACGGCCCGCGCGAGGAGGAGGGCGTCCACGGCTATGACGACGTAGCCGAGCTCGCCGGCGCCAACGGCACGCTCAAGACCTTGGGCGTCGACCTTCTCATTGCCGACAAGACGGGTGAGGCGGACCTCGTCCACTCCCACACCTGGTATGCCAACATGGCCGGCCACCTGTCCAAGCTCATGTACGGCATCCCGCACGTCATCTCGGCCCACTCCCTTGAGCCGCTTCGCCCCTGGAAGCGCGAGCAGCTTGGCGGCGGTTATGAGGTGTCGTCCTGGATTGAGAAAACTGCCTACGAGGCGGCCGACGGGATCGTGGCCGTCTCTAACGGCATGCGTGACGACATCCTGCGTTCCTACCCGAACGTAGATCCAGACAAGGTTCGTGTGATCCACAACGGCATCGATCTCGACGACTGGAAGGCTCCGCAGAGCGAGGAAGAATGGGACAAGGCCCGGGAATACTTCAGCTCCTACGGCCTGGATCCGAGCAAGCCCACCATCATCTTCGTCGGCCGCATCACCCGCCAGAAGGGCGTGCCGGGCCTATTGCGCGCCCTGCGGTACGTGCCCGAAGAGGTCCAGGTGATCCTCTGCGCCGGCGCCCCGGATACCCCGGAGATTCTCGAGGAGACCCGCGCCCTGGTGGAGGAGCTGCAAAAGACGCGCGACGGCGTCGTCTGGATCGACGAGCACCTGCCACACGAGAAGATCGTGGCCCTCGAGTCCTGCTCGACCACCTTCGTCACCCCTTCCGTCTACGAGCCTCTCGGCATCGTCAACCTCGAGGCGATGGCTGTCGGCCTCCCGGTAGTCGGCACCGCCACAGGCGGTATCCCGGACTGCATTGACCACGGCGTGACGGGCACACTCGTGCCGATTGAGCAAAAGCAGGATGGCACGGGCACCCCGCTCGACCCAGACAAGTTCGAGAAGGATCTCGGCCAGGCGCTGGCGGACATGGTCGCCGACCCGGCACGGGCCAAGGAGATGGGCAAGGCCGGGCGCAAGCGGGTGGAGGATCACTTCTCCTGGGAGTCCATTGCGGTTAAGACGATGGCCTTCTACGAGGACATCCTCGGCCGGTAA